In a genomic window of Flavobacterium crassostreae:
- a CDS encoding T9SS type B sorting domain-containing protein, producing MNKVYLLLLLTFFSFAVTAQVQLPATNSKTMGCRPANVPPPAPIVPNKQGKIKAIAATGVVGRVESIHSAYVNWTGGGFDSFSIGTDPTPNGAGRQNIRWGQGLNTTDKTTYGYSYEELRLAALNNPGPGPIVNLALGQNFYFHLYLGGVDTVVGPLNFTWQNLGTAGNTLAINIEQNFGVNGLGGFAAWQATDMMDFYSKVLPIIAQVYGPSSHAYTVNVINDGNAVGTNTFYNGPNWISTQYTSDGTRKMTQPRLMVHELMHAWRDNVCLSSNNLWHYETTLSGFEEGMAEAAAVIVMDKFAAAYPNYFTGANDFLNKHWGHEGGYAFDWDYDFQNHSQLTTTDWWSSDQGMGAQFERYGTGSAAFYKMYVEDNDFFKKFNAEYYRRLNADNTLITSRPLMVDVCKTVLAKVEEDPTDVWINKQRILDCKVVPGKKVHMLSYQGADGNRDMGHDNRIHLYETQNLPGGNEWSWDVFDATGNLTQRWFHQLNNFAGRLEITNYTTGAISNTLNFRNDQMGYGGPNQGPCGPPNFTGNPCFPTGIDVHSVYTTSADPAITNGGINDGTWYSNQGLAANRYIYRMQTDGLYIYNINFTGQATGKYYRLHGNGFIGKDGLYSGVRNNADTPVTGRMYVEQKNTATPALGEEVAITINNGTLIAPRKWTSVPETDPKFQGGRADTRYSKPGKVHAIYVSNDCTESQKIDFRNIAYGARLSGVQMFLFNVDEFENIVYTETMPTLLCQGKAANFSVVNNFPAYLDTDSRIKYQWKKGGVNIAGATNKTYTIAAVTAADAGVYTLEINSFGCVITRTQTLVVTPAIVLAPTVVTPSNVCTNGTINLDVNGTLPPGTTYAWTGPNGYTNATKNPSITTAQAINSGTYEVTCTVKDCDGVTDIVEKRQIQVTVNPILKPTITCGTPTQNAVTFNWTAVTGATDYTVSYQINTNPIQNIGAVGNVLTYQVNALQPSDNVVISVTPIGATGTCFALENATCQASAAAVCTIPTAQVVATAAITCASPTATLDGSASTAGMTYAWTATNGGVIDSGATTLAPIVSAAGTYTLIVTNTAGGGCSSTPATVTVTATAINTVTAASATPTLCNNTALTNITHTTTGATAIGTATGLPAGVTAAFASNTITISGTPTAAGVFNYNIPLTGGCGTVSATGTITVTTNNTVTAASATPTLCNNTALTNITHTTTGATAIGTTTGLPAGVTAAFASNTITISGTPTAAGVFNYNIPLTGGCGTVSATGTITVTTNNTVTAASATPTLCNNTALTNITHTTTGATAIGTATGLPAGVTAAFASNTITISGTPTAAGVFNYNIPLTGGCGTAVMATGTITVTTNNTVTAASATPTLCNNTALTNITHTTTGATAIGTATGLPAGVTAAFASNTITISGTPTAAGVFNYNIPLTGGCGTAVMATGTITVTTNNTVTAASATPTLCNNTALTNITHTTTGATAIGTATGLPAGVTAAFASNTITISGTPTAAGVFNYSIPLTGGCGTAVMATGTITVTTNNTVTAASATPTLCNNTALTNITHTTTGATAIGTATGLPAGVTAAFASNTITISGTPTAAGVFNYSIPLTGGCGTAVMATGTITVTTNNTVTAASATPTLCNNTALTNITHTTTGATGIGTATGLPAGVTAAFASNTITISGTPTAAGVFNYNIPLTGGCGTAVMATGTITVTTNNTVTAASATPTLCNNTALTNITHTTTGATGIGTATGLPAGVTAAFASNTITISGTPTAAGVFNYNIPLTGGCGTAVMATGTITVTTNNTVTAASATPTLCNNTALTNITHTTTGATAIGTATGLPAGVTAAFASNTITISGTPTAAGVFNYSIPLTGGCGAILATGTITVTTNNTVTAASATPTLCNNTALTNITHTTTGATGIGTATGLPAGVTAAFTSNTITISGTPTAAGVFNYNIPLTGGCGTAVMATGTITVTTNNTVTAASATPTLCNNTALTNITHTTTGATAIGTATGLPAGVTAAFASNTITISGTPTAAGVFNYNIPLTGGCGTAVMATGTITVTTNNTVTAASATPTLCNNTALTNITHTTTGATAIGTATGLPAGVTAAFASNTITISGTPTAAGVFNYNIPLTGGCGTVSATGTITVTTNNTVTAASATPTLCNNTALTNITHTTTGATAIGTATGLPAGVTAAFASNTITISGTPTAAGVFNYNIPLTGGCGTAVMATGTITVTTNNTVTAASATPTLCNNTALTNITHTTTGATAIGTATGLPAGVTAAFASNTITISGTPTAAGVFNYNIPLTGGCDTAVMATGTITVTTNNTVTAASATPTLCNNTALTNITHTTTGATAIGTATGLPAGVTAAFASNTITISGTPTAAGVFNYNIPLTGGCGTVSATGTITVTTNNTVTAASATPTLCNNTALTNITHTTTGATAIGTATGLPAGVTAAFASNTITISGTPTAAGVFNYNIPLTGGCGTVSATGTITVSAAPNAGILSGMQSICIGSTTTFSSTGGLGNWITNAPSIATINTTTGVVTGLAAGTATMTYRVASTTGCPDAIATRTVTVTAAPNAGTNGVLELCTRVTPTTNQLFNQLGGRPDTGGTWSNVGDIYTYSVNATAPCYLAATATVTLNVLTAPLAEAGNTAVITCGSPRVTLNGFGSEVTNATYSWSGGTIVSGSNTLNPVVSAPGIYTIVVTNNTTGCTANDTVIVTQNTDAPRFTFSETGLNQYTIAASLGQAPYQYSFDNDNNYGTNPVFKIERTDYYTLYVKDAKGCIYSETVYLVYKGIEFPKFFSPDGNGSNDFWYPTQIQDYPNLEVSIYDRYQRLIATFKGNSSLGWDGNYKGKPLPYGDYWYVIRTNNENDKKEYIGGMTLFR from the coding sequence ATGAACAAAGTATACCTACTGCTGCTGCTTACGTTTTTTTCGTTTGCCGTTACAGCCCAAGTACAATTGCCAGCTACCAACTCCAAAACCATGGGTTGTAGACCAGCAAATGTACCCCCACCAGCCCCTATTGTCCCAAACAAACAAGGCAAAATTAAAGCCATTGCCGCTACAGGAGTAGTAGGCAGAGTGGAGAGCATACACAGTGCCTACGTAAACTGGACTGGCGGCGGCTTTGATAGTTTTTCTATTGGAACTGACCCAACACCCAATGGAGCCGGTAGACAAAACATTAGATGGGGCCAAGGGTTAAACACTACAGACAAAACCACCTATGGGTATAGCTATGAGGAGTTGCGCTTGGCAGCTTTGAATAACCCTGGACCTGGTCCTATTGTGAACTTAGCTCTAGGTCAAAACTTTTATTTTCACTTATACTTGGGAGGCGTGGATACCGTAGTAGGGCCTTTAAACTTTACTTGGCAAAATTTAGGTACTGCTGGCAATACGCTAGCTATAAATATTGAACAAAATTTTGGTGTAAACGGTCTAGGAGGTTTTGCTGCTTGGCAAGCCACAGACATGATGGATTTTTATAGCAAAGTACTGCCTATAATAGCGCAGGTATATGGACCATCTTCGCATGCGTATACCGTTAATGTAATTAATGATGGGAATGCCGTGGGTACCAATACGTTTTATAACGGTCCCAACTGGATCTCTACCCAATATACCTCCGATGGTACTCGCAAAATGACACAACCCCGCCTGATGGTGCACGAACTAATGCACGCTTGGCGGGATAACGTATGTTTATCTTCTAATAATCTGTGGCATTACGAAACTACTCTAAGTGGTTTTGAAGAAGGAATGGCAGAGGCTGCAGCAGTAATTGTTATGGACAAATTTGCAGCAGCCTACCCTAATTATTTTACGGGAGCAAACGACTTTCTAAACAAACACTGGGGGCACGAAGGTGGTTATGCCTTTGACTGGGATTATGATTTTCAGAACCACTCGCAACTAACCACTACCGATTGGTGGTCTAGTGATCAAGGTATGGGAGCGCAATTTGAGCGTTACGGTACTGGATCTGCTGCTTTTTATAAAATGTATGTAGAGGATAATGATTTTTTTAAGAAATTTAATGCCGAATATTACAGAAGGCTTAATGCCGATAACACCTTAATTACTTCGCGCCCACTAATGGTGGATGTTTGTAAAACCGTATTGGCAAAAGTAGAAGAAGACCCAACAGACGTTTGGATCAACAAACAACGTATTTTAGATTGTAAGGTTGTGCCAGGCAAAAAAGTACACATGCTTAGCTACCAAGGTGCTGATGGCAATAGAGACATGGGGCACGATAACAGAATACACCTTTATGAAACCCAAAACCTTCCAGGTGGTAACGAATGGTCTTGGGATGTATTTGACGCTACAGGAAATTTAACGCAAAGATGGTTCCATCAACTGAATAATTTTGCCGGAAGGTTAGAAATTACAAACTACACCACAGGAGCCATATCCAACACCCTTAATTTTAGAAATGATCAAATGGGTTATGGTGGCCCTAATCAAGGCCCTTGTGGCCCTCCTAACTTTACGGGTAATCCTTGTTTTCCTACGGGTATTGATGTACATAGTGTGTACACTACCTCTGCGGATCCTGCTATTACTAATGGCGGCATAAACGACGGTACTTGGTACAGTAATCAAGGTCTTGCCGCAAACCGCTATATTTATAGAATGCAAACCGATGGCTTGTATATCTATAATATTAACTTTACGGGTCAAGCCACCGGTAAATACTACCGACTACACGGTAACGGATTTATTGGTAAAGATGGTTTGTACTCCGGTGTACGCAACAATGCAGACACTCCGGTTACAGGAAGAATGTATGTAGAGCAAAAAAACACCGCAACTCCTGCATTGGGCGAAGAGGTGGCTATCACCATAAACAACGGTACGCTTATTGCTCCGCGCAAATGGACCTCTGTGCCAGAGACGGATCCTAAGTTTCAAGGAGGAAGAGCGGATACTCGATATTCTAAACCCGGAAAAGTACATGCCATTTATGTAAGTAATGATTGTACTGAATCCCAAAAAATTGATTTTAGAAACATTGCTTATGGCGCAAGGCTATCAGGTGTACAAATGTTTTTGTTTAATGTAGATGAATTTGAAAATATAGTTTATACCGAAACCATGCCTACGCTCTTATGCCAAGGCAAAGCTGCCAATTTTAGCGTTGTTAATAATTTTCCGGCCTATTTAGATACCGATAGCCGTATTAAATACCAATGGAAAAAAGGCGGCGTGAACATAGCTGGCGCTACTAACAAAACCTATACCATAGCCGCAGTTACTGCTGCAGATGCTGGGGTATACACTCTTGAGATTAATTCTTTTGGTTGTGTTATTACCAGAACCCAAACACTTGTAGTAACTCCTGCAATTGTTCTGGCTCCTACGGTGGTTACTCCTAGCAATGTATGTACTAATGGTACGATCAATCTGGATGTAAACGGTACTTTGCCACCCGGAACAACCTATGCTTGGACTGGACCAAATGGCTATACTAACGCAACCAAAAACCCAAGTATTACTACTGCGCAAGCAATAAATAGTGGTACGTATGAAGTGACGTGTACCGTAAAGGATTGTGATGGCGTAACAGATATTGTCGAAAAAAGACAAATTCAGGTTACGGTTAATCCTATCTTAAAACCTACTATTACTTGTGGAACTCCTACTCAAAACGCCGTAACATTTAATTGGACTGCTGTTACTGGAGCTACAGATTATACGGTTTCGTATCAAATAAACACCAATCCAATTCAAAATATAGGTGCCGTGGGTAATGTGCTTACGTACCAAGTAAACGCTTTGCAACCTTCGGATAATGTAGTGATTTCTGTGACACCAATTGGTGCAACTGGTACTTGTTTTGCCCTCGAAAATGCAACCTGCCAGGCTAGTGCTGCTGCAGTTTGTACGATACCAACTGCTCAAGTTGTGGCTACGGCTGCTATCACTTGTGCGAGTCCTACGGCAACATTAGATGGTTCTGCATCTACTGCCGGAATGACGTATGCTTGGACTGCTACCAATGGTGGGGTTATTGATAGTGGTGCTACTACCTTGGCTCCTATCGTTAGCGCTGCCGGAACCTATACTCTGATTGTAACTAATACTGCTGGTGGGGGTTGTTCTTCTACTCCTGCAACGGTTACCGTAACGGCAACAGCTATTAATACGGTAACAGCAGCTTCGGCTACGCCTACCTTGTGTAACAACACCGCATTAACCAACATCACACACACTACTACTGGCGCTACCGCAATAGGTACTGCTACTGGATTACCTGCTGGAGTAACGGCGGCGTTTGCCTCGAACACCATCACAATTAGTGGAACACCAACAGCGGCGGGTGTATTTAATTACAACATTCCGTTAACGGGTGGTTGTGGTACTGTATCTGCTACAGGTACGATCACGGTAACTACCAACAATACGGTAACGGCAGCTTCGGCTACGCCTACCTTGTGTAACAATACGGCATTAACCAACATCACACACACCACTACTGGTGCCACCGCAATAGGTACTACTACTGGATTACCTGCTGGAGTTACGGCGGCGTTTGCCTCGAACACCATCACAATTAGTGGGACACCAACGGCGGCGGGTGTATTTAATTATAACATTCCGTTAACGGGTGGTTGTGGTACTGTATCTGCTACAGGTACGATCACGGTAACTACCAACAATACGGTAACGGCAGCTTCGGCTACGCCTACCTTGTGTAACAACACCGCATTAACCAACATCACACACACCACTACTGGTGCAACGGCAATAGGTACTGCTACAGGATTACCTGCTGGAGTAACGGCGGCGTTTGCCTCCAACACCATCACAATTAGTGGGACACCAACGGCAGCGGGAGTGTTTAATTATAACATTCCGTTAACGGGTGGTTGTGGTACTGCAGTAATGGCTACAGGAACAATCACGGTAACTACCAACAATACGGTAACAGCAGCTTCGGCTACGCCTACCTTGTGTAACAACACCGCATTAACCAACATCACACACACCACTACTGGTGCAACCGCAATAGGTACTGCTACTGGATTACCTGCTGGAGTAACCGCGGCGTTTGCCTCCAACACCATCACAATTAGTGGGACACCAACAGCAGCGGGTGTATTTAATTACAACATTCCGTTAACGGGTGGTTGTGGTACTGCAGTAATGGCTACAGGAACAATCACGGTAACTACCAACAATACGGTAACGGCAGCTTCGGCTACGCCTACCTTGTGTAACAACACCGCATTAACCAATATCACACACACCACTACTGGTGCAACGGCAATAGGTACTGCTACTGGATTACCTGCTGGAGTAACGGCGGCGTTTGCCTCCAACACCATCACAATTAGTGGAACCCCAACAGCGGCGGGTGTATTTAATTACAGCATTCCGTTAACGGGTGGTTGTGGTACTGCAGTAATGGCTACAGGAACAATCACGGTAACCACAAACAATACGGTAACAGCAGCTTCGGCTACGCCTACCCTATGTAACAACACCGCATTAACCAACATCACACACACCACTACTGGTGCGACGGCAATAGGTACTGCTACAGGATTACCTGCTGGAGTAACGGCGGCGTTTGCCTCCAACACCATCACAATTAGTGGGACACCAACAGCGGCGGGTGTATTTAATTACAGCATTCCGTTAACGGGTGGTTGTGGTACTGCAGTAATGGCTACAGGAACAATCACGGTAACTACGAACAATACGGTAACAGCAGCTTCGGCTACGCCTACCTTGTGTAACAACACCGCATTAACCAACATCACACACACCACTACTGGTGCCACTGGGATCGGTACTGCTACTGGATTACCTGCTGGAGTAACGGCGGCGTTTGCATCAAACACCATCACAATTAGTGGAACACCAACAGCAGCGGGTGTATTTAATTATAATATTCCTTTAACGGGTGGTTGTGGTACTGCAGTAATGGCTACAGGAACAATCACGGTAACTACAAACAATACGGTAACAGCAGCTTCGGCTACGCCTACCTTGTGTAACAACACCGCATTAACCAACATCACACACACCACTACTGGTGCCACTGGGATCGGTACTGCTACTGGATTACCTGCTGGAGTTACGGCGGCGTTTGCCTCCAACACCATCACAATTAGTGGAACACCAACAGCGGCAGGAGTGTTTAATTATAACATTCCGTTAACGGGTGGTTGTGGTACTGCAGTAATGGCTACAGGAACAATCACGGTAACTACAAACAATACGGTAACAGCAGCTTCGGCTACACCTACCTTGTGTAACAATACGGCATTAACCAACATCACACACACCACTACTGGTGCTACCGCAATAGGTACTGCTACTGGATTACCTGCTGGAGTAACGGCGGCGTTTGCCTCCAACACCATCACAATTAGTGGAACACCAACAGCGGCGGGTGTATTTAATTACAGCATTCCGTTAACGGGTGGTTGTGGAGCTATTCTTGCTACAGGAACAATCACGGTAACTACCAACAATACGGTAACGGCAGCTTCGGCTACGCCTACCCTATGTAACAACACCGCATTAACCAACATCACACACACCACTACTGGTGCCACTGGGATCGGTACTGCTACTGGATTACCTGCTGGAGTAACGGCGGCTTTTACCTCGAACACCATCACAATTAGTGGGACACCAACAGCGGCGGGTGTATTTAATTATAACATTCCGTTAACGGGTGGTTGTGGTACTGCAGTAATGGCTACAGGAACAATCACGGTAACTACCAACAATACGGTAACGGCAGCTTCGGCTACGCCTACCTTGTGTAACAATACGGCATTAACCAACATCACACACACCACTACTGGTGCAACGGCAATAGGTACTGCTACAGGATTACCTGCTGGAGTAACAGCGGCTTTTGCCTCGAACACCATCACAATTAGTGGGACACCAACGGCAGCGGGTGTATTTAATTACAACATTCCGTTAACGGGTGGTTGTGGTACTGCAGTAATGGCTACAGGAACAATCACGGTAACCACAAACAATACGGTAACGGCAGCTTCGGCTACGCCTACCTTGTGTAACAACACCGCATTAACCAACATCACACACACCACTACTGGCGCTACCGCAATAGGTACTGCTACTGGATTACCTGCTGGAGTTACGGCGGCTTTTGCCTCTAACACCATCACAATTAGTGGAACACCAACAGCGGCGGGTGTATTTAATTACAACATTCCGTTAACGGGTGGTTGTGGTACTGTATCTGCTACAGGAACAATCACGGTAACTACCAACAATACGGTAACGGCAGCTTCGGCTACGCCTACCTTGTGTAACAACACCGCATTAACCAACATCACACACACCACTACTGGTGCAACCGCAATAGGTACTGCTACTGGATTACCTGCTGGAGTTACGGCGGCGTTTGCCTCGAACACCATCACAATTAGTGGGACACCAACAGCGGCGGGTGTATTTAATTATAACATTCCGTTAACGGGTGGTTGTGGTACTGCAGTAATGGCTACAGGAACAATCACGGTAACTACCAACAATACGGTAACGGCAGCTTCGGCTACGCCTACCTTGTGTAACAATACGGCATTAACCAACATCACACACACCACTACTGGTGCAACGGCAATAGGTACTGCTACTGGATTACCTGCTGGAGTAACAGCGGCTTTTGCCTCGAACACCATCACAATTAGTGGGACACCAACGGCAGCGGGTGTATTTAATTACAACATTCCGTTAACGGGTGGTTGTGATACTGCAGTAATGGCTACAGGAACAATCACGGTAACCACAAACAATACGGTAACGGCAGCTTCGGCTACGCCTACCTTGTGTAACAACACCGCATTAACCAACATCACACACACCACTACTGGCGCTACCGCAATAGGTACTGCTACTGGATTACCTGCTGGAGTTACGGCGGCTTTTGCCTCTAACACCATCACAATTAGTGGAACACCAACAGCGGCGGGTGTATTTAATTACAACATTCCGTTAACGGGTGGTTGTGGTACTGTATCTGCTACAGGAACAATCACGGTAACTACCAACAATACGGTAACGGCAGCTTCGGCTACGCCTACCTTGTGTAACAACACCGCATTAACCAACATCACACACACCACTACTGGTGCAACCGCAATAGGTACTGCTACTGGATTACCTGCTGGAGTTACGGCGGCGTTTGCCTCTAACACCATCACAATTAGTGGAACACCAACAGCGGCGGGTGTATTTAATTACAACATTCCGTTAACGGGTGGTTGTGGTACTGTATCTGCTACAGGTACGATCACGGTATCAGCAGCTCCGAACGCAGGTATTCTGTCTGGAATGCAGTCTATTTGCATTGGAAGCACAACTACTTTTTCTTCTACGGGAGGCCTAGGAAATTGGATTACTAACGCTCCTTCAATAGCAACAATAAATACTACAACTGGAGTGGTAACCGGACTTGCAGCCGGAACAGCTACAATGACGTATCGAGTTGCTAGCACTACAGGATGTCCAGACGCAATTGCAACAAGAACCGTAACGGTAACAGCTGCTCCTAATGCAGGAACAAATGGAGTCTTAGAGCTCTGCACCAGAGTTACTCCTACTACCAACCAATTGTTCAATCAATTAGGAGGAAGACCAGATACTGGAGGAACTTGGTCTAATGTGGGAGATATTTATACCTATAGCGTAAATGCTACGGCACCATGTTATTTGGCAGCTACGGCAACAGTAACTTTGAATGTGTTAACTGCTCCTCTTGCAGAGGCTGGTAATACCGCAGTAATTACTTGTGGGTCTCCTAGAGTTACTCTAAATGGATTTGGATCTGAGGTTACTAATGCTACCTACTCTTGGTCTGGAGGTACAATTGTAAGTGGGTCTAACACCTTGAACCCAGTGGTAAGTGCACCAGGTATTTATACCATAGTAGTGACCAATAACACAACTGGGTGTACTGCAAACGACACCGTTATAGTTACACAAAATACCGATGCACCTAGGTTTACCTTCTCAGAGACGGGACTAAACCAATACACCATTGCAGCATCATTAGGTCAAGCACCGTATCAGTACAGCTTTGATAATGACAATAACTATGGTACGAATCCAGTCTTTAAAATAGAGCGTACGGATTATTATACTCTTTATGTAAAAGATGCTAAAGGATGTATTTATAGCGAAACTGTTTACTTGGTTTATAAAGGAATTGAGTTTCCTAAATTCTTTTCTCCAGACGGAAACGGATCTAATGACTTCTGGTACCCTACTCAAATACAAGATTACCCTAATTTAGAGGTTAGTATTTATGATAGATACCAAAGATTGATTGCCACTTTTAAAGGAAACTCCTCTCTAGGTTGGGATGGTAATTATAAAGGAAAACCATTGCCATACGGTGATTATTGGTATGTTATTAGAACCAATAATGAGAATGACAAAAAAGAATATATCGGAGGAATGACCTTATTTAGATAA
- a CDS encoding PorP/SprF family type IX secretion system membrane protein, with protein MKKLIWVFIIVLHLPTVYGQELQLAPTSQYLADNPFVIAGAYAGIGEFYKLRLTGERQWVGVKDAPQTQSASFDVRIADRSGLGVILFNDKNRNTYQKGGQLTYAHHLTLSEYNDQFLSFGLSYKFTNFNIDISDIITADPSVQSYNSNNSNFDLSFLYRYENFFASFNAVNILNKKIKPTILKEPENIRNYFLYSGFVIKNKFTDIELEPSVFYQMYESDGRSSLDLNFKVRKMTGKNYLFAGMSLRLLADQSFKPNTIAPLVGFKKNKFYAAYSYNSSLEKLQGYNSGTHMVTIGLDFENRSSDCRCVD; from the coding sequence ATGAAAAAATTAATCTGGGTTTTTATTATAGTACTACATCTTCCCACTGTTTATGGGCAAGAATTACAACTAGCCCCAACAAGTCAATATTTAGCAGACAATCCATTTGTTATAGCTGGAGCATACGCAGGTATTGGAGAATTTTATAAATTACGTTTAACTGGAGAAAGACAATGGGTGGGAGTGAAAGACGCTCCCCAAACCCAATCCGCATCTTTTGATGTTCGTATAGCAGATCGTTCCGGACTGGGAGTTATTTTGTTTAATGACAAAAACCGAAACACCTATCAAAAAGGAGGGCAATTAACGTATGCACATCACCTTACTCTTTCGGAGTATAACGACCAATTTTTATCCTTTGGTCTTTCGTATAAGTTTACTAATTTTAACATTGACATATCGGATATAATCACTGCAGACCCAAGTGTGCAGTCGTATAATTCTAATAACTCTAATTTTGATTTAAGTTTTTTGTATCGCTATGAAAATTTCTTTGCTAGTTTTAATGCCGTTAATATTTTAAACAAAAAGATTAAACCTACCATCTTAAAAGAGCCAGAAAACATTCGAAATTATTTTTTGTATAGCGGATTTGTGATCAAAAATAAATTTACAGATATTGAACTCGAACCTTCTGTTTTTTATCAAATGTACGAAAGCGATGGCCGATCTAGTTTAGATCTTAATTTCAAGGTTCGAAAAATGACTGGTAAAAATTACCTCTTTGCTGGTATGAGTCTTAGATTGTTAGCAGACCAATCTTTTAAACCAAATACAATAGCTCCTTTAGTAGGATTCAAAAAAAACAAATTCTATGCTGCCTATTCCTATAATTCTAGTTTAGAAAAACTACAAGGATATAACTCCGGAACGCACATGGTAACCATTGGTTTGGATTTTGAAAACAGATCTAGTGATTGTAGATGTGTAGATTAA
- a CDS encoding DUF2141 domain-containing protein, translated as MKLLLLFLSLIYYHAEAQSTQLHVTINNIQTKTGMINLAVFNNGSNYLKEGAAYKNYFIAVKSTTESITITDLPKGEYAVSMYHDVNADYKLNKNVLGIPTEPFGFSNNVVLKHAPPTYNQCKFYLKDTKHILIKLSSI; from the coding sequence ATGAAATTACTTCTACTTTTTTTAAGCCTAATTTATTACCATGCAGAAGCGCAATCTACACAACTGCACGTAACAATAAATAATATACAAACAAAAACAGGAATGATCAACTTAGCTGTTTTTAACAACGGAAGTAATTATTTAAAAGAAGGCGCTGCCTACAAAAACTATTTTATTGCTGTCAAAAGCACCACAGAAAGCATTACCATTACCGATTTGCCTAAAGGAGAATATGCTGTATCTATGTATCATGATGTAAACGCCGATTATAAGTTAAACAAAAACGTTCTGGGCATCCCTACCGAACCTTTTGGATTTTCTAATAATGTGGTACTAAAACACGCACCTCCTACTTACAACCAATGTAAATTTTATTTAAAAGATACCAAACATATACTTATAAAACTAAGCTCCATTTAA
- a CDS encoding PorP/SprF family type IX secretion system membrane protein → MKKFVVIFLFSVAVSYAQQDTQFTQYMYNTVTINPAYAGSRGVMSIFALHRTQWVGLDGAPVTNTVSVNTPLNESRLGLGFSLINDKIGPTNENTFSTDVSYSIPTSEKFKLSFGIKATANIFNLDVNKLAVKDLGDTRFQNLNGTFTPNVGAGVYWHSDKSYIGFSVPNFIESNRYDDNEIAIFKEKINYYLIAGHVFSLNNSDSVKFKPAILTKMVGGAPLQLDVSANFMFNDKFVLGAAYRWSAALSAMAGFQASEGWYIGYGYDHDTTKLSNYNSGSHEIFLRFELFKSNKGITSPRFF, encoded by the coding sequence ATGAAAAAATTTGTAGTGATTTTCTTGTTTTCAGTAGCTGTCAGTTACGCACAACAAGACACACAGTTTACACAATACATGTATAATACCGTTACTATTAATCCGGCTTATGCAGGTTCTAGAGGGGTGATGAGTATTTTTGCTCTTCACCGCACGCAATGGGTCGGTTTGGATGGTGCTCCAGTAACCAATACGGTTTCTGTTAATACACCACTGAATGAAAGTAGATTGGGATTAGGATTTTCTTTGATAAACGATAAAATAGGTCCTACTAATGAAAATACATTTTCTACGGATGTATCTTATTCTATACCTACTTCAGAAAAATTCAAGCTATCTTTTGGTATAAAAGCTACCGCCAATATTTTCAATCTAGATGTTAATAAATTAGCCGTAAAAGACCTAGGAGATACTAGATTTCAAAATCTAAACGGTACATTCACACCCAATGTAGGGGCGGGGGTTTATTGGCATTCGGACAAATCCTATATAGGTTTTTCGGTGCCTAATTTTATAGAATCCAATAGATACGATGATAATGAGATAGCTATTTTTAAAGAAAAAATTAATTATTATCTCATAGCTGGACATGTTTTTAGTTTGAATAACTCCGATTCTGTAAAGTTTAAACCCGCTATATTAACCAAAATGGTTGGAGGTGCTCCTTTGCAGTTAGATGTTTCGGCTAACTTTATGTTTAATGATAAATTTGTTTTAGGTGCAGCCTATAGATGGAGTGCTGCCTTGAGTGCTATGGCAGGATTTCAGGCTTCAGAAGGATGGTATATAGGGTATGGTTATGATCACGATACTACAAAATTAAGCAACTACAATTCTGGATCCCATGAGATTTTTTTACGATTTGAACTTTTTAAATCTAACAAAGGAATTACTTCGCCTCGTTTCTTTTAA